Proteins encoded by one window of Nitrincola iocasae:
- a CDS encoding toxin VasX yields the protein MSSNYIARCDPRKIIPIYPCRYVVADELLLTDSKQLPAALTPPAGVDQAPHHQLASLRQGYVYIYGNLSIDGTNVTDSKANWLIFRYQTRADDGNSLDEPTACADTFQFYKYTWKDGTPRSDWEADWQTYPYAFVNLCAINTCIAYSEERWPAYMFEALERDEGWRDRVMQPIDLQGNDPHMLSIDQLAHYVEDYKGIKCEERETNVVRHTPIGRLDIEPYERMKATHPERYSYARIIVLEDTLGEAKDLLRLAEVIEANIQAYESTYHYALTTAKAIAPYEQEIDKRYRNPEWGFVNKITHLGRQIVGNDPLNRSADAQRHDFAAFGSPEREESQQQLIGLWAALDKRPRWRNEVELALQGAEQHDCEACIDYSAGQLHHYLAGIKQSAEGAIRLKKQLQISGDSDGSNDTSDTGEETQYIKLLAAMTTVASRVIGSLQDTRALYRIELLMAEIATELAVTLDAGNSRIQLRQLEKLAGVTARSTRVLLSDLEATSRQNYENLLRGRSRTQVTTLSQQTASTRSAPGYSATISKQTSLTYFSYEKIEGTGAHLARSYGGLSFSGLGLVFGLLSARQTINEWNNNDFNARSGFGALANSPAMQLTASLIGVMAGGTSIYASPTYVQLNSNMLRLTERLQLRLRGNLPRQGAVVVPEKPIIGVSSRQLAQRALVASWLSSAALAVTLLISIGQTWEGIKQNDYARIVGHSLQGVGGVLLTSKLIGSGLVFTGLPYLASLGTALSAAAFPLAIIGGVLLAGGLFFASVSRSEMEQWVYEGFWGRKDPYWEDERLNINRQINDSIILMEAEPTNPVEAAQLKVFYNQEIRAFEQVIWRIQVKNIQDEDGRVTVEFPGLTTPDQLGQLSIRVQKYLQGIDAIMLQGASRWQTTSNQPIRREWLGPGVASLDLSAYAQEKKFRLEISYERTLPWGDTQRFTLNEPLVIEEPSQL from the coding sequence ATGTCATCCAACTATATCGCCAGATGCGATCCCCGAAAAATCATTCCCATTTACCCTTGTCGTTACGTAGTGGCAGACGAGCTGTTACTGACCGATTCTAAACAATTGCCGGCAGCACTGACACCTCCAGCCGGTGTAGATCAAGCCCCTCACCATCAACTGGCATCCTTGCGTCAAGGGTATGTGTATATCTATGGCAACCTGAGTATTGATGGCACCAATGTCACGGATAGCAAAGCCAATTGGTTGATTTTTCGTTACCAAACCCGTGCAGATGACGGCAACTCTCTTGATGAACCAACCGCCTGTGCCGACACTTTTCAGTTTTACAAGTACACTTGGAAAGATGGTACGCCGCGTAGCGACTGGGAGGCAGACTGGCAGACCTATCCCTATGCCTTTGTCAATCTATGCGCCATTAACACCTGCATCGCCTACAGTGAAGAGCGCTGGCCTGCTTATATGTTTGAGGCTTTGGAACGCGATGAAGGCTGGCGTGACCGTGTAATGCAGCCCATTGACCTGCAGGGTAACGATCCGCATATGCTGTCGATAGATCAACTTGCTCACTACGTTGAAGACTATAAAGGTATCAAATGTGAAGAGCGTGAAACCAATGTTGTGCGTCATACTCCGATTGGTAGGCTTGATATCGAACCCTACGAGAGAATGAAAGCCACCCATCCAGAGCGTTATAGCTATGCTCGTATTATCGTGCTGGAAGATACCCTGGGTGAAGCCAAAGACTTGTTACGTCTGGCGGAGGTGATAGAAGCCAATATCCAGGCCTATGAATCTACCTACCACTACGCTCTCACCACAGCTAAAGCGATTGCACCCTATGAGCAGGAGATAGACAAACGCTACCGAAACCCGGAATGGGGCTTTGTAAATAAAATTACCCATCTGGGGCGGCAGATCGTTGGTAATGATCCGCTTAATCGCTCAGCTGATGCCCAGCGTCATGACTTTGCAGCCTTTGGTTCTCCAGAGCGCGAAGAATCGCAACAGCAACTGATTGGCTTGTGGGCGGCATTGGACAAACGGCCCCGATGGCGAAATGAAGTAGAACTGGCACTACAAGGAGCAGAACAACACGATTGCGAAGCCTGTATCGATTATAGTGCCGGCCAGTTGCACCATTATCTGGCGGGAATCAAACAATCAGCCGAAGGTGCTATCCGCCTCAAAAAACAGCTGCAAATATCAGGTGACTCAGATGGTTCAAACGACACGAGTGACACAGGCGAAGAGACACAGTACATAAAACTGCTAGCGGCCATGACTACAGTCGCTTCACGCGTGATCGGCAGTTTACAGGACACACGGGCTCTGTATCGTATTGAGCTCCTCATGGCCGAAATTGCCACCGAACTGGCTGTGACTTTAGACGCCGGTAACAGCCGCATTCAGCTGAGGCAATTGGAAAAACTGGCTGGTGTAACAGCCCGTTCAACCAGAGTACTCTTGAGTGATTTGGAAGCAACCTCCAGGCAAAACTATGAAAATTTACTTCGGGGCAGATCACGCACCCAGGTCACGACACTATCGCAGCAGACAGCTTCAACACGGTCAGCCCCCGGCTATAGCGCTACAATATCAAAGCAAACCTCTTTGACTTACTTTAGTTATGAAAAAATTGAAGGTACAGGAGCACACTTAGCTCGAAGTTACGGTGGCCTGAGCTTCTCCGGGCTGGGGCTTGTGTTTGGACTGCTCAGTGCACGGCAGACAATCAATGAATGGAACAACAACGATTTCAATGCCCGTTCCGGTTTTGGAGCGCTGGCTAACTCCCCTGCGATGCAACTCACAGCCAGTCTGATAGGTGTCATGGCCGGTGGTACCTCGATCTATGCCTCACCGACCTATGTGCAACTCAACAGCAATATGCTTAGGCTAACGGAACGGCTGCAGCTACGTTTGAGAGGTAACCTACCCAGACAAGGTGCTGTAGTGGTACCCGAAAAACCAATCATAGGGGTGTCATCCCGGCAACTGGCCCAACGTGCGCTGGTGGCGTCATGGTTAAGCTCTGCCGCACTGGCGGTAACCTTGCTGATCTCAATTGGACAGACTTGGGAAGGTATTAAGCAAAACGATTATGCACGTATTGTGGGCCATAGTTTGCAGGGTGTGGGTGGTGTATTACTGACCTCTAAGCTGATTGGGAGTGGTTTGGTTTTCACGGGTCTACCCTATCTGGCGTCCTTGGGTACCGCGCTATCCGCGGCAGCATTTCCCTTAGCTATCATTGGCGGGGTGTTATTGGCAGGTGGGTTGTTTTTTGCATCGGTGAGTCGTTCGGAAATGGAGCAGTGGGTGTATGAGGGGTTTTGGGGCAGAAAAGATCCTTATTGGGAAGATGAAAGACTTAATATCAATCGACAGATAAACGACTCAATAATACTAATGGAAGCAGAACCTACCAACCCAGTCGAAGCAGCTCAACTCAAGGTGTTTTATAATCAAGAAATACGTGCCTTTGAGCAAGTGATCTGGCGTATTCAGGTTAAAAATATTCAGGATGAAGATGGCCGGGTAACGGTAGAGTTTCCGGGGTTAACCACGCCGGATCAACTTGGGCAACTATCCATTCGAGTACAAAAATACCTGCAGGGTATCGATGCCATTATGCTGCAAGGCGCGTCCAGATGGCAAACCACGTCTAACCAGCCTATTCGTCGAGAATGGCTAGGGCCCGGTGTGGCCTCCCTGGATCTGTCTGCCTATGCTCAGGAGAAAAAATTTCGTCTGGAAATCAGTTATGAGCGCACCCTCCCTTGGGGCGACACCCAGCGTTTTACCCTGAATGAACCACTTGTGATCGAAGAACCCAGTCAGCTTTGA